One Phragmites australis chromosome 23, lpPhrAust1.1, whole genome shotgun sequence DNA window includes the following coding sequences:
- the LOC133906227 gene encoding uncharacterized protein LOC133906227 — translation MAPPSPLAAVVRLAAASRALVLALSLLARLLFRPYDTSASLHPPCLSSSPSFPDPTTVSAAVSSLAVWDGVHFARAAECGYEYEQSFAFLPLLPASLALLARSLFAPLVPVLGYRAVLVISGYVLNNVAFVAAAAYFYRLSVLILKDQKTAYRASVLFCFNPASVFYSSLYSESLYALFSLGGLFNLFTGANTIAMIMLALSGSARSNGALNAGYFCFQALLQAYVAVLRKKRPLLAVQALMTAALRSIFIFLPFFAFQAYGYLNICVHGSLDELRPWCKAKVPLLYGFIQSHYWGVGFLRYFQVKQLPNFLLASPVLSLAVYSIVHYTKMLHQLFQTSSIHNQIIAPLEERSVESYRRSDAATVLRSELSAGLADKTQGNCEVKQRKSVATEPASASLNNTTSASRNCKENQDECSILLLPFVLHLAFMIFTALFVMHVQVSTRFLSASPPIYWAAAHILATPSYPSKRWSYLICVYFVAYILLGSLLFSNFYPFT, via the exons AtggcgccgccgtcgccgctcgccgccgtcgTCCGCCTCGCCGCGGCCTCCCGCGCGCTGGTCCTGGCCCTCTCCCTGCTCGCCCGCCTCCTCTTCCGCCCCTACGACACCTCCGCGTCGCTGCATCCGCCCTGCCTCTCCTCTTCCCCCTCCTTCCCGGATCCCACCACCGTCTCCGCCGCCGTCTCGTCGCTGGCCGTGTGGGACGGCGTCCATTTCGCTCGTGCCGCCGAGTGCGGCTACGAGTACGAGCAGTCCTTCGCTTTCCTCCCGCTCCTCCCCGCCTCCCTCGCGCTCCTCGCCCGATCCC TGTTCGCTCCGCTGGTGCCGGTGCTGGGGTACAGGGCCGTGCTCGTGATCTCCGGCTATGTTCTCAACAACGTCGCCTTCGTCGCTGCCGCGGCCTACTTCTATAG ATTGTCTGTGTTGATCTTGAAGGACCAAAAAACAGCTTACCGAGCATCTGTTCTTTTTTGCTTCAACCCTGCTTCTGTGTTCTACTCCTCACT GTATTCAGAAAGTCTTTATGCACTGTTTTCGCTTGGAGGACTGTTCAACCTGTTTACCGGTGCTAATACCATTGCAATGATAATGCTCGCTCTATCTGGTTCAGCTAGGTCAAATGGAGCACTTAATGCTGGTTATTTCTGTTTTCAGGCCTTGCTACAAGCATATGTTGCTGTTCTCCGAAAGAAAAGGCCCTTG TTGGCGGTGCAGGCCCTTATGACTGCAGCTTTGCGTTCCATTTTTATATTTCTACCATTCTTTGCTTTCCAAGCATATGGATATTTAAACATATGTGTACACGGGAGCTTGGATGAGCTGAGGCCATGGTGCAAAGCAAAAGTTCCCCTTTTGTATGGTTTCATTCAAAGCCACTACTG GGGAGTTGGTTTCTTGAGATACTTCCAAGTGAAGCAGCTACCGAACTTTCTTTTGGCTTCACCAGTACTGTCCCTTGCAGTTTATTCAATTGTTCATTACACAAAAATGCTTCATCAACTTTTCCAAACATCTAGCATACACAATCAGATTATCGCCCCTCTCGAGGAAAGGTCAGTTGAGTCATATAGAAGATCAGATGCTGCGACAGTGTTGAGGAGTGAACTGTCTGCTGGACTCGCTGACAAAACTCAAG GAAACTGTGAGGTTAAACAGAGAAAATCAGTTGCCACCGAGCCAGCTTCTGCATCTTTAAATAACACCACGTCAGCTAGCCGAAATTGCAAAGAGAATCAGGATGAATGCTCCATATTACTTCTTCCATTCGTTCTGCATCTGGCCTTCATGATATTCACAGCTCTCTTTGTGATGCACGTCCAG GTGTCAACACGGTTTCTGTCCGCTAGTCCTCCGATATACTGGGCTGCTGCTCACATTTTGGCTACCCCAAGCTACCCCTCTAAAAGATGGAGCTACTTGATCTGTGTTTATTTCGTTGCTTACATTCTTCTTGGTAGTCTGCTCTTCTCCAACTTCTACCCTTTCACGTAA